A single window of Treponema denticola ATCC 35405 DNA harbors:
- a CDS encoding CDP-alcohol phosphatidyltransferase family protein, with translation MEKKIGRLVLLFWLFQCSAVFAIYKIFNTDTEIFSAFLIHITLWHSLLLFFLILYKGDFINVGTNLILEKVNLANGITLLRISSVPLIAFLLKQNSIEQIKIILAVVLILVFLTDFFDGFIARKFNQETRIGRMLDSMSDYSLLALVSIVYYQLGLLPNWFFYLIFVRLMFQALGMLFFMLLKFPVEIKSTRGGKITIAATMILYSLKMLQFFVPFFYNFKQLFLIGEYSCGFIIFVFLFEKIFIFYEHYKKYRKRDIET, from the coding sequence ATGGAAAAAAAAATCGGCAGATTGGTTTTACTTTTTTGGCTGTTCCAGTGTTCAGCTGTTTTTGCAATTTATAAAATATTTAATACGGATACTGAGATTTTTAGTGCATTTTTAATACATATAACTCTCTGGCATTCGTTACTTTTGTTTTTTTTGATTCTATACAAAGGAGATTTTATAAATGTTGGGACTAATCTTATACTTGAGAAAGTTAATCTTGCAAATGGGATTACCCTGCTGCGAATAAGCTCTGTCCCTTTAATAGCCTTTCTTTTAAAGCAGAATTCGATAGAACAGATAAAAATAATCTTGGCTGTTGTTTTAATCTTGGTTTTTTTGACGGACTTTTTTGACGGCTTTATAGCCCGTAAATTTAATCAAGAAACAAGGATCGGGCGTATGCTGGATTCCATGAGTGATTATTCCCTGCTTGCTCTTGTTTCAATTGTATACTATCAACTGGGGCTATTGCCTAATTGGTTTTTCTATTTGATTTTTGTAAGATTAATGTTTCAAGCTTTGGGAATGCTTTTTTTTATGTTATTAAAATTTCCGGTCGAAATAAAATCTACAAGGGGCGGTAAAATAACGATAGCGGCGACTATGATTCTTTACAGCCTCAAGATGCTGCAATTTTTTGTTCCTTTCTTTTATAACTTTAAACAATTATTTTTAATAGGAGAATATTCCTGCGGCTTTATTATTTTTGTATTTTTGT
- a CDS encoding MraY family glycosyltransferase yields the protein MTAIQFILYIIAIPCALSAFFVYLAILFSKKHNLYDKTGGRKIHSGNIPRIGGVGFGFAYIISSLILHFRFPEFRLLHSNFFYIALGGLLIFIMGLWDDIKNWRAIFKLLVQSCAAIIVLYGGYTFKKISFGPIGFFWYMGPETYVITFLWIIGITNAINLVDGIDGQAGCLGVSVLLTYAAIYYSIGISSIIIFRVLILAFSVVGFLFFNLSRPSAKIFMGDCGSQILGFVLAILPLIPSPEGYEAAGIQFASVILMLPIFDTVAAIWRRVREKRPIGEGDKFHLHHKLMLIGFSPRGALSVFMILQLIINLFAGMAIILQGVRALVVLIGLILVGLLFFTLIHYEKEKIINKK from the coding sequence TTGACAGCAATTCAGTTTATTTTGTATATAATAGCTATACCTTGTGCGCTATCTGCTTTTTTTGTATATCTAGCCATTCTATTTTCAAAGAAACATAATCTATATGACAAAACAGGCGGGCGAAAGATACATTCCGGTAATATTCCGAGGATAGGAGGAGTAGGTTTCGGCTTTGCTTATATAATTTCAAGCCTCATCTTACATTTCCGCTTTCCTGAGTTTAGACTATTGCACTCAAATTTCTTTTATATCGCCTTGGGCGGCTTGCTTATTTTTATAATGGGATTATGGGATGATATAAAAAATTGGAGAGCTATTTTTAAGCTATTGGTTCAATCTTGTGCCGCTATAATAGTCTTATACGGAGGATATACATTTAAAAAAATAAGTTTTGGGCCCATCGGTTTTTTCTGGTATATGGGGCCGGAAACATATGTAATAACTTTTTTGTGGATAATAGGAATAACCAATGCAATAAATCTTGTTGACGGAATTGACGGGCAAGCAGGATGCTTAGGCGTTTCCGTTCTCTTAACATATGCTGCAATTTATTATTCGATTGGGATAAGTTCCATAATCATATTCCGTGTGCTTATACTTGCATTCTCAGTCGTAGGCTTTTTATTTTTTAATTTATCACGGCCCAGTGCAAAGATTTTTATGGGAGACTGCGGCTCACAAATTTTGGGCTTTGTGTTGGCAATTTTACCTCTTATTCCGTCGCCCGAAGGATATGAGGCTGCAGGTATACAATTTGCATCCGTGATATTAATGCTGCCCATATTCGATACGGTTGCGGCGATATGGCGCAGAGTAAGGGAAAAACGTCCTATAGGTGAGGGAGATAAATTTCATCTTCATCATAAACTTATGCTTATAGGTTTTAGCCCTAGAGGGGCTTTGAGTGTTTTTATGATATTGCAGCTCATAATAAACCTTTTTGCCGGAATGGCTATAATCTTGCAAGGAGTTCGTGCTCTGGTTGTTTTGATAGGGCTCATACTTGTAGGATTATTATTTTTTACGTTGATTCATTATGAAAAAGAAAAAATTATAAATAAAAAATAG
- a CDS encoding DUF4139 domain-containing protein: MKKLFSMLISLMCMTTVFSDQAKDFSEDDLPLKRVTLYSSGVAHYEHEGRVRGNGKIEMLFLPSQISDVLKSIFVKDPAAKNLSINYQSEDTLKKTMQSLKIDLSENNSIFKILNSQKGAEIEVYTPSKITGKILSVDKIEDSKPDMILSIAAADGVKIISLKDVQSFKFTDPQRNEDLQKALSLILEASAKERKLISIDIEAAGERNIGLSYVMEAPIWKPSYRLDMGNTSAAFQAWAIIDNSTDLDWKDVKLTLTSGRPIGFRQNLYEPYYTDRETIPILAGQTADIETFDSAYDDVAYEEAMAAPMMERKAYAKMTAPSMDEAKESSYFENQTIAKSSAGEMFAFSPVKPVNLPRQKSTMIPLSLASLPAQKYSVFSSIPYGSDVHPKLCISIENNSGLKFPAGPITVFENGEYSGDAILEFLPENEKRLIAFGDDIDVKGTKTEDFDKHIHSLKIVKGVLTKRYKSSKNSVYTIKNSASKERSIIVEHFISSGFSLTDEKKLLEKTSNKYRFNIKVKANSQEKLDVVEERFFEEIVQVNMMDNNSMIAIYSNAKMPEKIKKAFKDVLNEKVKVDKAQIALANLQNEQKNLNAEQDRIRKNIQAVGSETQQGKMFLDKLLEIENSLENLKKKIGQSEKEYSDLRSAFLEYVEKINIE, encoded by the coding sequence ATGAAAAAATTATTTTCTATGTTAATTTCGTTAATGTGTATGACTACAGTCTTTTCTGATCAGGCAAAGGATTTTAGTGAGGATGACCTTCCATTAAAAAGGGTAACTCTATATTCTTCAGGTGTTGCGCATTATGAGCATGAGGGCAGGGTAAGGGGCAACGGAAAAATAGAGATGTTGTTTTTACCTTCCCAGATAAGTGATGTTCTAAAATCTATTTTTGTAAAAGATCCTGCTGCAAAGAATTTGTCGATAAATTATCAATCGGAAGATACCCTTAAAAAAACTATGCAAAGTTTAAAGATAGATTTATCTGAAAATAACTCTATTTTTAAGATTCTTAACTCGCAGAAGGGTGCCGAGATCGAAGTTTACACGCCGAGTAAGATTACAGGTAAAATTTTAAGTGTGGATAAAATTGAAGATTCTAAACCGGATATGATTTTGTCGATTGCTGCGGCAGACGGCGTTAAGATAATATCCTTAAAAGATGTACAATCTTTTAAATTTACGGATCCCCAAAGGAATGAGGACTTACAAAAGGCCTTAAGTCTTATTTTAGAGGCCTCTGCAAAAGAAAGAAAGCTTATTTCGATTGATATAGAAGCTGCCGGAGAACGTAATATAGGGCTGTCTTATGTTATGGAAGCTCCTATTTGGAAGCCTTCGTATAGGCTTGACATGGGCAATACAAGTGCAGCTTTTCAGGCTTGGGCTATAATCGATAACTCTACGGATCTTGATTGGAAGGATGTAAAACTTACCCTGACAAGCGGCCGTCCCATAGGCTTTAGACAAAATCTATATGAACCCTATTATACCGACCGAGAAACTATTCCGATTCTTGCAGGTCAGACGGCCGATATTGAAACCTTTGATTCCGCTTATGATGATGTGGCTTATGAAGAAGCTATGGCTGCACCGATGATGGAAAGAAAGGCTTATGCAAAGATGACGGCTCCTTCTATGGACGAAGCCAAGGAATCTTCTTATTTTGAAAATCAGACCATTGCGAAGAGTAGTGCGGGGGAAATGTTTGCCTTCAGCCCTGTAAAGCCTGTTAATTTACCGAGACAAAAGAGTACAATGATTCCGCTTAGCCTTGCATCGCTTCCTGCACAAAAATACTCGGTTTTTTCGAGTATACCCTATGGTTCCGATGTCCATCCTAAGTTATGTATCAGTATCGAAAATAATTCCGGTCTAAAGTTTCCTGCGGGACCCATTACGGTTTTTGAAAATGGCGAGTACTCGGGCGACGCTATTTTGGAGTTTTTACCGGAAAATGAAAAACGGCTCATAGCCTTCGGTGATGATATAGATGTGAAGGGTACAAAAACCGAGGACTTTGACAAGCATATTCATAGCCTTAAAATAGTAAAAGGAGTTTTAACAAAAAGATATAAGTCATCTAAAAACTCTGTCTATACTATCAAGAATTCTGCATCAAAAGAACGCTCCATTATAGTTGAACATTTTATAAGCTCAGGCTTTAGTCTTACCGATGAAAAAAAATTGTTGGAAAAAACATCGAACAAGTACAGGTTTAATATAAAGGTTAAGGCTAACTCTCAAGAAAAGCTTGATGTAGTTGAAGAAAGATTTTTTGAAGAAATTGTACAGGTTAATATGATGGATAATAATTCCATGATAGCTATTTATTCCAACGCTAAGATGCCTGAAAAGATAAAAAAAGCCTTTAAGGATGTTTTAAATGAAAAGGTAAAAGTTGATAAGGCTCAAATTGCCTTGGCTAATTTACAAAATGAGCAAAAAAATCTTAATGCGGAACAGGATAGGATCCGCAAAAATATTCAAGCTGTCGGATCTGAGACCCAACAGGGAAAAATGTTTTTAGATAAGCTTCTGGAGATAGAAAATTCTTTGGAGAACTTAAAGAAAAAAATCGGCCAAAGTGAAAAAGAGTATTCTGATCTGCGGTCTGCTTTTTTAGAATATGTTGAAAAAATTAATATAGAATAA
- a CDS encoding tetratricopeptide repeat protein codes for MVSTIIISFFIIIIAVVILVLVATRSKSPSSGGRKKVKGRAVLMKEASRRLAQNPHDIEGLFIMGDIYYQDQDWEKAYTAYSALLDRMKPLEMNKQLDVAIRYGICALKTNRLPEAKKGFLLAETINPKNLDVSYNLGYIYYLEKDYEKAVKFFKRTLILEPNSFLATKYLGYTLQHLHKYTEALPALKKALDFKPDDKEVLFAMGECFYETEATDRCLKILNHLRVDPVFGPQASLYTGMIRAKADQLERAIEDFQIGLKHTGIPMDISNELKYRLAQAYIKTQEIGQALHLLKEIQSISPGYKDAATLIMRYQELNKNKNLQIYLMSGQSEFVALCRKIVARFYPKAKVKIVDISVLAAYTDIVAEIDTSRFSDTVIFRFFRSQGTVGELLLRELHARLKEVKGGTGICMSAGTFTEEAVRFSEGRPLDLYDKTRLSNVLNSLK; via the coding sequence ATGGTATCGACTATTATTATTTCCTTTTTTATTATTATTATTGCTGTTGTTATCCTTGTACTTGTAGCTACACGAAGCAAATCACCCTCTTCGGGAGGAAGAAAGAAAGTTAAAGGCAGAGCCGTTTTAATGAAAGAAGCCTCACGCCGCTTAGCTCAAAACCCTCATGATATTGAAGGTTTATTTATAATGGGAGATATTTATTATCAAGACCAAGACTGGGAAAAGGCGTATACGGCATATTCGGCCTTACTGGATAGAATGAAGCCGCTCGAAATGAATAAGCAGCTGGATGTCGCTATCAGGTACGGTATCTGTGCCCTAAAAACAAACAGGCTCCCCGAGGCAAAAAAAGGCTTTCTTCTTGCAGAAACAATCAATCCTAAAAATCTTGATGTAAGCTATAACTTAGGCTATATCTATTACCTCGAAAAAGACTATGAAAAAGCCGTTAAGTTTTTCAAAAGAACCTTGATACTTGAACCAAACAGCTTTTTGGCAACAAAGTATCTTGGATATACTTTACAGCATTTGCATAAATACACCGAAGCCCTCCCGGCTCTAAAAAAAGCCCTGGATTTTAAACCCGATGATAAGGAAGTTTTGTTTGCAATGGGCGAATGTTTTTATGAAACGGAAGCGACCGACCGATGCTTAAAAATATTAAACCATCTCAGAGTAGATCCCGTTTTCGGACCTCAAGCTTCATTATACACAGGTATGATAAGAGCGAAGGCCGATCAGTTGGAAAGAGCTATCGAAGACTTCCAAATAGGTTTAAAGCATACGGGAATACCGATGGATATTTCTAACGAGCTAAAATACAGATTAGCTCAAGCCTATATAAAGACTCAAGAAATAGGTCAAGCCCTTCATCTTTTAAAAGAAATACAATCCATAAGCCCCGGATACAAGGATGCTGCAACCTTAATAATGAGATATCAGGAATTAAATAAAAACAAGAACTTACAGATATACCTAATGTCGGGACAAAGCGAATTCGTAGCTCTGTGCCGCAAAATTGTCGCCCGTTTCTATCCGAAAGCTAAGGTAAAAATAGTGGATATTTCCGTATTGGCTGCCTATACCGATATAGTTGCCGAAATAGATACATCCCGTTTTTCGGATACGGTTATTTTTAGATTTTTTAGGTCGCAAGGAACGGTAGGGGAGCTGCTTCTTAGAGAGCTGCATGCACGGCTAAAAGAAGTCAAGGGCGGAACAGGAATATGTATGAGTGCCGGAACCTTTACTGAAGAAGCTGTTAGGTTTTCTGAAGGAAGGCCATTGGACCTATACGACAAAACAAGACTCTCAAACGTTTTAAACTCCTTAAAATAA